The sequence CAGCAGCATGGGGAAAGGACGCGCGGGCCGAGTTGGCACTACAGGTAAACAGGCTGGCGAGGCGCAGGACGCTGTCGCCGCCGCGGCCACCCAGCGATTTCCAGGCACGCAACTCCGCCTCCAGGGCTCTCTCCCTCGCGCTCTCTCCCAGCCGCTTGCTCGCAGCCCCAGCAGCCGCCGCAGCATCACTTCACACAAAGGACTGTCACCCGCGGAGCAGCTCCTCCACCTCCACGTCCTCCTCCGGTGACAGCAGCCCCGACAGCAGGGCTCGggcgcggcggcggcgcggggggtggggggacctGTCACTCCCTGTAACCGAGGCGGCGGCAGCggtttttttgccttttctattttgccttttttttttttttttgcccttataCCTCTTCGCCTTTCTGTGGTTCCATCCACTtcttcccccctcctcctcccataAACAACTCTCCTACCCCTGCAcccccaataaataaataaaaggaggagggcaaggggggaggaggaggagtggtgCTGCgaggggaaggaaaagggaggCAGCGCGAGAGAGCCGGGCAGAGTCCGAACCGACAGCCAGAAGCCCGCACGCACCTCGCACCATGAGATGGCGACGCGCCCCGCGCCGCTCCGGGCGTCCCGGCCCCCGGGCCCAGCGCCCCGGCTCCGCCGCCCGCTCGTCGCCGCCGCTGCCGCTGCTGCCactactgctgctgctggggaCCGCGGCCCTGGCGCCGGGGGCGGCGGCCGGCAACGAGGCGGCTCCCGCGGGGGCCTCGGTGTGCTACTCGTCCCCGCCCAGCGTGGGATCGGTGCAGGAGCTAGCTCAGCGCGCCGCGGTGGTGATCGAGGGAAAGGTGCACCCGCAGCGGCGGCAGCAGGGGGCACTCGACAggaaggcggcggcggcggcgggcgagGCAGGGGCGTGGGGCGGCGATCGCGAGCCGCCAGCCGCGGGCCCACGGGCGCTGGGGCCGCCCGCCGAGGAGCCGCTGCTCGCCGCCAACGGGACCGTGCCCTCTTGGCCCACCGCCCC comes from Pan troglodytes isolate AG18354 chromosome 7, NHGRI_mPanTro3-v2.0_pri, whole genome shotgun sequence and encodes:
- the LOC129135687 gene encoding pro-neuregulin-2, membrane-bound isoform-like, with the protein product MRWRRAPRRSGRPGPRAQRPGSAARSSPPLPLLPLLLLLGTAALAPGAAAGNEAAPAGASVCYSSPPSVGSVQELAQRAAVVIEGKVHPQRRQQGALDRKAAAAAGEAGAWGGDREPPAAGPRALGPPAEEPLLAANGTVPSWPTAPVPSAGEPGEEAPYLVKVHQVWAVKAGGLKKDSLLTVRLGTWGHPAFPSCGRLKEDSRYIFFMEPDANSTSRAPAAFRASFPPLETGRNLKKEVSRVLCKRCGNQK